One genomic window of Branchiostoma floridae strain S238N-H82 chromosome 4, Bfl_VNyyK, whole genome shotgun sequence includes the following:
- the LOC118413546 gene encoding uncharacterized protein LOC118413546, with translation MARRRAGKTRKNRRGKGHRGKDWDWDPYMYDDDDFDDYDCYVYESSGLGTLLALFYIIQLTSRPPTRWERLKWWLEDSWEWVMSVAFGRDPRSYYQDKMVKSRSGNVRLAKMVLIVLNFFGWAMGVSLFVLGMVLKFMYHVDDLTGVKFTYLLYTMIAFGVIVALVCTLGMCGAAWENSGMLGTFVGFLTLLFAGEVACAALLYVNRKEILNETDDNLLDIVTNGYRWPISDTIDLIQRKLLL, from the exons ATGGCTCGTCGCCGTGCCGGGAAGACCAGGAAGAACAGGCGTGGGAAGGGACACCGCGGGAAGGACTGGGACTGGGACCCGTATATGTATGACGACGACGACTTCGACGACTACGACTGCTACGTGTATGAGTCGTCCGGTCTCGGCACACTGCTCGCTCTGTTCTACATCATTCAGCTCACGAG TCGCCCGCCGACCCGCTGGGAGAGACTGAAGTGGTGGCTGGAGGATAGCTGGGAGTGGGTGATGTCAGTTGCGTTTGGCCGCGATCCCAGAAGTTACTACCAAGACAAGATGGTTAAAAGCCGTAGCGGGAATGTTCGTCTTGCCAAGATGGTTCTGATTGTGCTAAACTTTTTCGGCTGG GCCATGGGCGTGTCGCTTTTCGTCCTGGGGATGGTGCTGAAGTTCATGTACCACGTGGATGACCTGACCGGGGTCAAGTTTACTTACCTACTCTACACGATGATTGCTTTTG GTGTCATTGTAGCACTGGTCTGTACCCTTGGGATGTGTGGTGCAGCATGGGAAAACTCTGGCATGCTAGGAACT TTCGTGGGTTTCCTGACTCTTCTGTTCGCGGGTGAGGTGGCCTGTGCAGCTCTGCTGTATGTCAACAGGAAAGAG ATTCTCAATGAGACTGATGACAATCTACTAGACATCGTAACCAATGGATACCGGTGGCCAATCAGCGACACTATTGATCTGATACAGCGCAAG TTGTTACTGTGA
- the LOC118413545 gene encoding tetraspanin-4-like, protein MVEGGCGKCIQYLMFTFNLLFWLAGCGILGVGIWLRVTQGDFATLVPSIPFVTAPNLCIIAGVIVMVVGFIGCCGALKENKCLLLTLGTPVTLVVFVPIFIQIFILIPKEYCLLLRLCDSFMLQHVVLLCPQLEKFAREDLTRGMNQYGMTGQSGLTRAWDLFQTEKHCCGVNNSTDWFNRPVWPNQSWVPDSCCKPVYRADDCGQSGDVLNFFEDGCVSALKTDFMFNLGLIGGIGIGIGLIQILGMVFSLCLFYRIRNEGTYA, encoded by the exons ATGGTGGAAGGAGGCTGTGGAAAATGTATTCAGTACCTGATGTTCACATTCAACCTGCTGTTTTGG TTGGCTGGCTGTGGCATCCTGGGAGTGGGGATCTGGCTGAGGGTGACCCAGGGTGATTTCGCCACCTTGGTTCCCAGCATCCCGTTTGTGACGGCGCCGAACCTGTGCATCATCGCGGGCGTGATCGTCATGGTGGTCGGCTTCATCGGGTGCTGCGGGGCTCTCAAGGAAAacaagtgtttgttgttgaca CTCGGCACTCCCGTCACCCTTGTTGTGTTTGTCCCCATCTTTATCCAAATCTTCATCCTCATCCCCAAGGAGTATTGTCTACTG CTCCG GCTATGTGATAGTTTCATGTTgcaacatgttgtgttgttgtgtcCCCAGTTGGAGAAGTTTGCCCGTGAAGACCTGACGCGAGGGATGAACCAGTACGGCATGACGGGTCAGTCCGGCCTGACCCGTGCCTGGGACCTGTTCCAGACGGAGAAGCACTGCTGTGGTGTCAACAACAGCACCGACTG GTTTAACCGCCCAGTGTGGCCCAACCAGAGCTGGGTGCCAGACTCCTGCTGCAAGCCTGTCTACCGCGCTGATGACTGTGGCCAGTCTGGAGACGTTCTCAACTTCTTTGAAGAT GGCTGTGTCTCTGCCCTGAAGACTGACTTCATGTTCAACCTGGGCCTGATCGGCGGCATCGGGATCGGAATCGGCTTGATCCAGATCCTGGGCATGGTGTTCTCCCTCTGTCTGTTCTACAGGATCAGAAACGAGGGGACGTATGCGTAG
- the LOC118413441 gene encoding uncharacterized protein LOC118413441, protein MIAGEEVYQRGCLLPLKLALARHTYTLAGLCMGIAILQVVNLTIAAIMVLRLRTKPPQRNANGTVLYHNRSHPDISMTVSPKSVQPPQRNYGNNSYERPTAKNVGSIPAVMVKGVRNDRQRDLSITEPYGQKRRC, encoded by the exons ATGATAGCAGGAGAGGAGGTGTACCAACGG GGTTGCCTGTTGCCGCTGAAGCTTGCCCTGGCGCGTCACACGTACACCCTGGCCGGGCTGTGTATGGGGATCGCCATCCTTCAG GTAGTGAACCTCACCATCGCCGCCATCATGGTTCTCCGTCTGCGTACCAAACCACCGCAGAGAAACGCAAACGGCACGGTTCTGTACCACAACCGCAGCCACCCGGACATCTCCATGACCGTCAGCCCCAAATCCGTGCAGCCTCCGCAGCGAAACTATGGCAACAACTCCTACGAAAGGCCCACCGCAAAGAACGTCGGGAGCATCCCTGCTGTCATGGTGAAGGGAGTCCGAAACGATCGTCAGAGGGACCTGTCAATCACCGAGCCGTACGGGCAGAAGCGCCGGTGCTGA